Proteins encoded by one window of Geobacter sp. DSM 9736:
- a CDS encoding phospholipase D-like domain-containing protein yields the protein MDRRGLGCRRRLAPFLAPLSLLLCLSGAGEAGAGLTTTAKLTLLRNQEYAAALLESIRSAKSSIVFSFYLFKATNTPGNLPGKIVDELIAARKRGVDVTVYLEKKAGKDPLIADNRRTAELLLRGGVRVLFDSPNVTSHAKAGIIDRRFVFLGSHNLTDGALRRNNELSVLIDSPELAAEIRSYLDRL from the coding sequence ATGGACCGCCGGGGTCTCGGTTGCCGGCGGCGGCTGGCTCCGTTTCTGGCGCCACTCTCTCTTCTGCTGTGCCTGTCGGGAGCCGGAGAAGCCGGGGCAGGGCTGACAACCACCGCCAAGTTGACTCTCCTTCGGAACCAGGAATATGCAGCAGCGCTTCTTGAGAGCATCCGGAGCGCGAAGAGCAGCATCGTCTTCTCCTTCTACCTGTTCAAGGCAACCAACACACCCGGAAACCTGCCCGGCAAGATCGTTGACGAACTGATCGCAGCCCGCAAGCGCGGCGTAGATGTAACCGTCTATCTCGAGAAGAAGGCAGGAAAAGACCCGCTAATTGCAGACAACCGCCGTACCGCGGAGCTCCTCCTTCGCGGCGGAGTAAGGGTTCTCTTCGATTCTCCCAACGTAACCAGCCATGCAAAGGCCGGCATCATAGACAGGCGCTTCGTCTTCCTCGGAAGCCATAACCTGACCGACGGTGCGCTGCGCCGCAATAACGAGCTTTCGGTGCTCATCGACTCGCCGGAGCTTGCGGCGGAGATACGCTCGTACCTGGATCGCCTCTGA
- the larB gene encoding nickel pincer cofactor biosynthesis protein LarB encodes MNPDELKSLLHSLKEGTIEVGEALDRLRSLPFEDLGHTNVDHHRGLRHGFPEVIFGAGKSVGQIEGIIAALLDKGNNVLVTRVEGEKALAVKKAFPAAIYHSDSRCLTIEQRPVKIVGKGKILVVSAGTSDLPVASEAALTARFMGNDVEQLFDVGVAGIHRLLARTKLLYSAAVIIVVAGMEGALPSVVAGLAGKPVIGVPTSVGYGASFGGLSALLGMLNSCAGGVTVVNIDNGFGAGYAASLMNRS; translated from the coding sequence ATGAATCCCGACGAACTCAAATCATTGCTTCACAGCCTGAAGGAAGGAACTATCGAAGTCGGTGAGGCGCTCGACCGCTTGCGGAGCCTTCCTTTCGAAGACCTTGGGCATACCAACGTGGATCACCACAGAGGACTTCGCCACGGGTTTCCCGAAGTGATATTCGGTGCAGGAAAGAGTGTGGGGCAGATCGAAGGAATCATTGCAGCCCTCCTGGACAAGGGAAACAATGTCCTGGTTACCCGGGTTGAAGGGGAGAAAGCGCTCGCGGTCAAGAAGGCTTTTCCCGCCGCCATTTATCATTCCGACAGCCGCTGCCTCACGATCGAGCAGAGGCCGGTGAAGATTGTCGGCAAGGGCAAGATACTCGTCGTTTCCGCCGGAACCTCCGACCTACCCGTCGCTTCCGAAGCTGCCCTTACCGCACGTTTCATGGGAAACGACGTCGAGCAGCTTTTCGATGTGGGTGTAGCTGGTATCCACAGGCTTCTTGCACGAACGAAGCTTCTGTATTCCGCAGCAGTCATAATTGTCGTAGCCGGCATGGAAGGTGCCCTTCCTTCGGTCGTGGCCGGTCTTGCCGGAAAACCCGTAATCGGGGTCCCCACATCCGTAGGCTACGGCGCCTCCTTCGGCGGCCTCTCCGCACTCCTCGGGATGCTGAATTCCTGCGCCGGAGGTGTGACGGTGGTCAATATCGATAACGGGTTCGGCGCGGGGTACGCAGCCAGCCTCATGAACCGATCATGA
- the larC gene encoding nickel pincer cofactor biosynthesis protein LarC — MNILYFDCLAGIAGDMTIAALVDLGVPFPLLREQLALLPLDASSYRLHIKQVERRHVTALHFDVEVSERQHHRHYSDIDGMIRKSLLPENVKYVSLKIFRRLAEAEAKVHGVGIEDVHFHEVGAIDSIIDVVGTAICLDHLGAERIYTSPLPYGSGFVETAHGRLPVPAPATAELLRGMAVHFDIGAGERVTPTGAAILAELAESVPPPAMHIKRVGCGAGTKDFSDVPNVLRVVSGEVRDVSDDVFVMETHIDDMNPEVLGFLMEHLLASGALDVAFSPLQMKKNRPGVRLTIICGRDKRDELAREILHHSTAIGVRYYPVERAVLERASEERETSLGPVRVKVTTEAGTVVRIAPEFEECRRIAEERGMPLIDVYRIIERETGGQ; from the coding sequence ATGAACATCCTCTACTTCGATTGCCTTGCCGGCATCGCCGGCGACATGACCATAGCGGCCCTCGTAGACCTGGGAGTGCCCTTCCCCCTTCTCCGGGAGCAACTTGCCCTCCTCCCCCTGGATGCATCGTCCTATCGTCTGCACATAAAGCAGGTCGAGCGGCGGCATGTGACAGCCCTCCACTTCGACGTTGAAGTGTCTGAACGCCAGCACCACCGCCATTACTCCGACATAGACGGCATGATCCGGAAGTCGCTGCTGCCGGAGAACGTAAAGTATGTTTCGCTGAAAATTTTCAGGCGTCTCGCCGAAGCTGAGGCCAAGGTGCACGGAGTAGGCATCGAGGACGTGCATTTTCACGAAGTGGGCGCGATAGATTCGATCATCGACGTGGTCGGAACGGCCATCTGTCTCGACCATCTCGGCGCCGAACGCATCTACACCTCCCCCCTCCCCTACGGCAGCGGCTTCGTGGAAACTGCCCACGGACGGCTTCCGGTGCCTGCCCCTGCCACGGCCGAACTCCTTCGGGGCATGGCGGTTCATTTCGACATAGGCGCAGGGGAGCGCGTGACCCCCACCGGTGCTGCAATCCTCGCCGAACTGGCTGAATCCGTCCCCCCCCCTGCCATGCACATAAAGAGGGTCGGATGCGGTGCAGGCACAAAGGATTTTTCTGATGTCCCGAACGTGCTGCGGGTGGTTTCCGGTGAGGTCAGAGATGTATCCGATGATGTCTTCGTCATGGAAACACACATTGACGATATGAACCCCGAGGTGCTGGGTTTCCTCATGGAGCATCTGCTTGCCTCCGGCGCCCTGGACGTTGCCTTCTCTCCGCTGCAGATGAAAAAGAACCGCCCGGGAGTGCGTCTCACGATTATCTGCGGGCGCGATAAACGTGATGAGCTGGCCCGGGAGATATTGCACCATTCCACGGCCATCGGCGTACGGTATTATCCGGTGGAACGGGCTGTTCTGGAACGGGCGTCGGAAGAACGGGAGACATCGCTGGGACCGGTTCGGGTAAAGGTGACGACTGAAGCTGGCACAGTAGTCCGGATAGCGCCCGAATTCGAGGAATGCCGCCGCATAGCCGAAGAGCGGGGGATGCCGCTGATCGACGTTTACCGGATCATAGAACGGGAAACGGGGGGACAATGA
- a CDS encoding phosphatidylglycerophosphatase A, translating into MRRAVILLATWGGTGYSPVASGTVGTIAAIPLYLLLSRLSLPLYVLTVVTFIFLSCRIAGEAEEVFDEKDSGKIVIDEVAGFLVTMTGVSPSLVAIGAGFALFRLFDIIKIEPARYFDRCGKGGYGVVLDDVAAGCYALISLHLLLNLIS; encoded by the coding sequence ATGAGGCGGGCTGTCATTCTTCTTGCCACCTGGGGAGGCACCGGCTACAGCCCCGTAGCTTCGGGAACCGTGGGGACAATTGCCGCGATCCCGCTCTACCTGCTGCTTTCAAGGCTTTCTCTTCCCCTGTACGTGCTCACGGTAGTCACTTTCATCTTCCTTTCCTGCCGGATTGCAGGAGAAGCGGAAGAAGTTTTCGACGAGAAGGATTCGGGTAAGATCGTGATCGACGAGGTTGCGGGATTCCTGGTCACCATGACCGGAGTTTCTCCCTCCCTCGTTGCCATAGGTGCAGGCTTCGCGCTGTTCCGCCTCTTCGACATCATTAAAATCGAACCTGCGCGCTATTTCGACCGATGCGGGAAAGGGGGCTATGGCGTCGTTCTTGACGATGTTGCAGCGGGATGCTATGCACTGATCTCATTGCACCTGCTATTGAACCTGATTTCCTAA
- a CDS encoding competence/damage-inducible protein A → MKIALLSIGDELLFGEVVDTNAPFIARKLYDLGFGNGARLTAGDAEAEIVDALQYLSERSAAVIVTGGLGPTIDDVTARAAATLAGAPLVINEQALDHTRRMTCKLGGDAALGEKQALLPEPAEVIPNPEGTACGFRLVYGRCTLFFLPGVPKEMMRMLEENVLPYLSRMRQSSSTLQTKVLKVFGIAEAEVDPLLLDVAEPGVTVAFGVEFPEILIKLRGEGKCEAEVSDRLARVAERVRVRLRDYLFAEDEETIDTTVANLFRRTGLTLSLAESCTGGLLAKRITDLAGSSAYFLEGAVTYSNAAKIRALQVPTELVEQEGAVSESVAAAMAEGMRRASGSDIALSITGIAGPEGGSAEKPAGTVYIALADSSDCRVVRCNFRGNRNEIRLITSFKALDLLRRHLLQKLV, encoded by the coding sequence ATGAAAATAGCCCTCCTCTCAATAGGTGATGAGCTGCTCTTCGGTGAAGTCGTGGACACCAACGCTCCCTTCATCGCCCGGAAACTGTACGATCTGGGGTTCGGTAATGGCGCCCGTCTAACTGCCGGGGATGCGGAGGCCGAGATCGTGGATGCTCTGCAATACCTCTCGGAGCGAAGTGCCGCAGTCATAGTTACGGGAGGGCTTGGCCCCACGATTGACGACGTGACCGCGCGTGCCGCAGCGACCTTGGCGGGGGCACCCCTCGTCATAAATGAGCAGGCGCTCGATCATACGCGAAGAATGACGTGCAAACTGGGCGGAGATGCGGCCCTTGGTGAAAAGCAGGCACTGTTGCCGGAGCCGGCGGAAGTCATTCCCAATCCTGAAGGGACAGCCTGTGGGTTTCGCCTGGTATACGGGCGGTGCACCCTCTTCTTTCTTCCGGGTGTTCCGAAAGAGATGATGCGGATGCTCGAAGAAAACGTTCTCCCCTATCTCTCGAGGATGAGACAGAGCTCATCCACCCTGCAGACAAAGGTCCTCAAGGTGTTCGGGATCGCCGAAGCGGAAGTCGATCCGCTGCTGCTCGACGTGGCTGAACCGGGGGTAACCGTGGCGTTCGGCGTGGAGTTCCCGGAGATACTGATCAAGCTGCGGGGAGAAGGAAAATGCGAGGCGGAAGTGTCCGACCGGCTTGCGCGGGTCGCCGAAAGGGTAAGGGTTCGGCTCCGGGATTATCTGTTCGCCGAAGACGAGGAAACTATCGACACAACAGTGGCGAACCTCTTCCGCCGTACCGGCCTTACCCTTTCTCTTGCGGAATCGTGCACAGGAGGTCTCCTGGCAAAGCGGATCACTGACCTTGCGGGAAGCTCCGCCTATTTCCTCGAAGGAGCGGTCACCTATTCAAATGCGGCAAAGATAAGGGCGCTTCAGGTCCCCACAGAGCTTGTCGAGCAGGAAGGGGCAGTAAGCGAGTCGGTAGCCGCAGCAATGGCGGAAGGAATGAGGCGTGCTTCAGGGAGCGACATCGCACTTTCCATAACCGGCATTGCCGGCCCGGAAGGGGGAAGTGCGGAGAAGCCGGCTGGGACTGTCTACATAGCCTTGGCCGACTCCTCAGACTGTAGGGTGGTACGCTGCAATTTCCGCGGGAATCGCAACGAGATACGGCTCATCACGTCGTTCAAGGCTCTCGACCTGCTACGGCGGCATCTGTTGCAAAAGCTCGTGTAA
- a CDS encoding ATP-binding protein, whose translation MNSSTYRIMHKLAVAAVAAALCLLVAGISFSFLIPTTHPIPQFIQLVGLLLLAASLLSLRNLTRTHALSLDDARDQYRHLKREVEKCALRYSSLLEGAGTAIFLLDVEKGSLEEVNNIALELFGYSKEEMQALQGRDLVAEEENGRYTSLMAALLRRGRARAEGFRFRRKDGLQFMGDIDARTIELDGERVIRIMIRDVTQKRKAQQEARQRNRELSTLMNFMTRINESLDLQSVLDATLRETIEVLEGDAGIIHLAEEGREHLLLAATHGISCGLREKIGNCSFGTTTPCFIATTSHRHSVEELDGASCSLGRLASSDGWLSSAAAPLLAQGRLIGVMHILSRSRREFSESELSLFATIGSQIGIVIEHARLYAKLSAQTEELSRSYRLLEKESHYLAVSQRKLSHNFAVVEHANRELGRLDKMKSHFLGMISHEFRTPLTGIMSGTEYLLGRLHSIDQDELTVLRTVHEAGVRLNEIVNDLMRVARIEARTMSVNADVLHLGEIVEVMQERFGPLLRDRGQRLVAPDLDHLPYFSADREYLEEIFTKLIENAVKFSSDRGEIVIRGRLVDRHALQEKEKRLAAFCSTFVERIGEASYLEVEVRDNGVGIPPEEQTKIFEKFYEVGDIRHHSSGRHKFQGKGTGVGLAIVKGMVEAHGGMAWVESPSCTGCGSSFFLLLPLEEGVQQPSFPFMPSAESLLDGSR comes from the coding sequence ATGAACTCTTCCACATACCGGATTATGCACAAACTTGCCGTAGCGGCCGTAGCGGCCGCTCTCTGCCTGCTCGTGGCCGGGATATCATTTTCTTTCTTGATCCCGACCACACATCCCATACCTCAGTTCATCCAACTGGTTGGGCTGCTGCTACTTGCAGCGTCTCTCCTCTCCCTCAGAAACCTCACGAGAACTCACGCTCTGTCGCTCGATGACGCCAGGGACCAATATCGTCACCTGAAGCGTGAGGTGGAAAAGTGCGCCCTGAGGTACAGCAGCCTTCTGGAAGGTGCCGGAACCGCCATTTTCCTCTTGGACGTCGAGAAGGGAAGCCTGGAAGAGGTGAACAATATCGCTTTGGAGCTCTTCGGTTACAGCAAGGAGGAGATGCAGGCGCTGCAGGGAAGGGATCTGGTGGCTGAAGAGGAAAACGGTCGGTACACCTCGCTGATGGCGGCGCTCCTGCGCCGCGGCAGAGCTCGTGCCGAGGGGTTCAGGTTCAGGCGAAAAGACGGGCTCCAATTCATGGGAGACATTGACGCCCGCACGATCGAACTGGACGGAGAACGGGTGATTCGCATAATGATCCGGGATGTAACCCAAAAGCGGAAAGCCCAGCAGGAGGCACGGCAGCGCAACCGTGAACTTTCGACCCTCATGAACTTCATGACGAGAATAAACGAAAGCCTCGACCTGCAGTCGGTGCTTGACGCAACCCTGCGGGAAACGATAGAGGTGCTTGAAGGTGATGCAGGCATCATCCATCTGGCGGAAGAAGGGCGAGAGCATCTCCTGCTCGCTGCGACTCACGGAATATCATGTGGACTCAGGGAGAAGATAGGCAACTGCAGTTTCGGCACAACCACTCCCTGTTTCATAGCGACAACAAGCCACCGACACTCGGTCGAGGAACTGGATGGTGCATCATGCTCTCTCGGTCGCCTGGCTTCCTCCGATGGATGGCTATCCTCCGCGGCGGCTCCTCTTCTCGCCCAGGGCCGCCTGATCGGTGTCATGCACATCCTTAGTCGTAGTCGGCGCGAATTTTCAGAATCGGAACTCAGCCTCTTTGCCACCATTGGAAGCCAGATTGGGATCGTGATCGAGCATGCTCGCCTCTACGCCAAGTTGAGTGCCCAGACGGAGGAGCTCTCCCGCTCATATCGACTCCTGGAAAAGGAAAGCCATTACCTTGCCGTATCACAGCGCAAGCTGAGCCATAATTTCGCTGTTGTGGAGCACGCCAACAGGGAACTTGGTCGCCTCGACAAAATGAAGAGCCACTTCCTCGGGATGATTTCCCACGAGTTCCGGACACCGCTAACGGGCATCATGAGCGGCACTGAATATTTGCTGGGCCGGCTGCACTCCATTGACCAGGACGAACTGACGGTCCTCCGGACGGTTCACGAAGCCGGTGTGAGGCTCAACGAAATAGTTAATGATCTGATGCGCGTCGCTCGGATCGAGGCCAGGACCATGAGCGTAAATGCAGACGTGCTGCATCTCGGTGAAATTGTGGAAGTAATGCAGGAACGGTTCGGTCCACTCCTCCGGGATCGGGGACAGAGGCTGGTGGCTCCGGACCTGGACCACCTCCCTTACTTTTCCGCCGACCGCGAGTACCTGGAGGAGATATTCACCAAGCTGATCGAGAACGCCGTCAAATTCAGCTCGGACCGGGGGGAGATAGTTATCCGCGGGCGCCTTGTCGACCGTCATGCCCTGCAGGAAAAGGAAAAGCGCCTGGCTGCATTCTGCAGCACCTTTGTCGAACGAATCGGAGAAGCGTCGTACCTGGAAGTGGAGGTCCGGGACAACGGCGTCGGCATCCCTCCTGAGGAACAGACAAAGATTTTCGAAAAATTTTATGAAGTAGGAGACATTCGTCACCACTCCAGCGGCAGGCACAAGTTCCAGGGAAAGGGAACCGGAGTAGGTCTCGCCATCGTCAAGGGAATGGTTGAGGCCCACGGCGGCATGGCGTGGGTTGAAAGCCCGTCATGCACCGGATGCGGAAGCTCCTTTTTCCTTCTACTCCCCCTTGAGGAGGGGGTACAGCAACCCTCCTTCCCTTTCATGCCTTCTGCTGAGTCACTCCTCGACGGCTCCCGGTAA
- the recA gene encoding recombinase RecA, translated as MLERDKAIDLAVTQIEKQFGKGAIMRLGHDEALPDIAAIPTGALSLDAALGVGGVPRGRVIEVFGPESSGKTTLALHVVAEAQKLGGIAAFVDAEHALDIGYARKLGVKTDDLLVSQPDTGEQALEIAEMLVRSGAIDVLVIDSVAALVPKAEIEGEMGDSHMGLQARLMSQALRKLTAIISKSNCCVIFINQIRMKIGVMFGNPETTTGGNALKFYASIRMDIRKIASLKQGNDVIGSRTRVKVVKNKVAPPFKEVEFDILYGEGISKEGDLLDLAVERGIVEKSGSWFSYGKDRIGQGRENARLYLKENPSSAVKIREKLLSVLGLKNVGTAAGADAGA; from the coding sequence ATGCTGGAACGGGACAAAGCAATAGACTTAGCGGTAACTCAGATCGAGAAACAATTCGGCAAAGGGGCCATCATGCGCCTTGGCCATGACGAAGCCCTGCCTGACATAGCTGCGATCCCTACAGGCGCCCTTTCGCTCGATGCTGCGCTTGGAGTCGGAGGCGTTCCAAGAGGCCGCGTCATAGAAGTCTTCGGACCGGAATCCTCCGGCAAGACGACACTTGCCCTCCACGTGGTTGCCGAAGCTCAGAAGCTGGGAGGAATTGCGGCTTTCGTCGATGCTGAACACGCCCTCGATATCGGGTACGCGCGCAAACTCGGTGTGAAGACAGACGATCTGCTCGTATCCCAGCCGGACACGGGGGAGCAGGCTCTCGAAATTGCCGAAATGCTGGTGCGCAGCGGCGCAATCGATGTCCTGGTCATCGACTCGGTTGCCGCACTGGTGCCCAAAGCGGAAATAGAGGGGGAGATGGGAGACTCCCACATGGGGCTGCAGGCGCGGCTAATGTCCCAGGCGCTGCGCAAACTCACCGCCATCATCTCCAAGTCCAACTGCTGCGTCATTTTCATCAACCAGATCCGGATGAAGATCGGCGTGATGTTCGGCAACCCGGAAACGACAACAGGCGGAAACGCTCTCAAGTTCTACGCTTCGATCCGGATGGACATCCGGAAAATCGCTTCCCTCAAGCAGGGTAACGACGTGATAGGCTCACGCACCCGCGTGAAAGTCGTCAAGAACAAGGTGGCCCCTCCCTTCAAGGAGGTAGAGTTCGACATTCTGTACGGGGAAGGGATTTCAAAAGAGGGGGACCTTCTCGATCTCGCAGTTGAACGCGGCATCGTCGAAAAGAGCGGCTCCTGGTTCTCCTACGGAAAAGACCGGATCGGGCAGGGGCGCGAGAACGCACGGCTCTATCTCAAGGAGAACCCTTCGAGCGCGGTTAAGATCAGGGAAAAGCTCCTCTCCGTCCTCGGCCTGAAAAATGTCGGAACCGCTGCCGGTGCCGACGCCGGAGCATAG
- a CDS encoding type IV pilus twitching motility protein PilT → MELNEILTIAVKARGSDIHVKSGLPPVVRINGKLHPIPNAPRLGAEAVEAMAFGMMNSRQKQQFQDQYEVDLAYGIPGLGRFRVSVYRQRGSISMVFRAIPITIPTLETLNLPPVLTKICSEERGLILVTGTTGSGKSTTLAGMIEYINERRSCNIITIEDPVEYLHRDKKSIISQREVGLDTLSFGSALRSALRQDPDVILVGEMRDLETIETALNAAETGHLVMSTLHTLDAAETINRIISVFPPYHQRQVRMQLAGVIRGVVSQRLVPRIDGKGRVPAVEVMLGTARIRDCIDDKEKTKQLPEAIAQGYVSYGMQTFDQSLMQLFTKKLISYEEALRQSSNPDDFALKVSGISSTSDNTWDQFVKEEESSEGESLPLER, encoded by the coding sequence ATGGAGCTGAACGAAATACTGACCATTGCCGTAAAGGCGAGAGGGTCCGACATCCACGTAAAGTCGGGGCTTCCGCCGGTGGTACGGATAAACGGCAAGCTTCATCCCATCCCCAACGCTCCCCGTCTCGGTGCGGAAGCTGTCGAGGCCATGGCCTTCGGGATGATGAACAGCCGTCAGAAGCAGCAGTTCCAGGACCAGTACGAAGTGGATCTTGCTTACGGAATCCCGGGCCTCGGCCGTTTCCGCGTCAGCGTCTACCGGCAGCGCGGCAGCATCTCGATGGTGTTCAGGGCGATTCCCATTACCATCCCCACCCTGGAAACCCTGAACCTGCCGCCGGTGCTCACCAAGATCTGTTCGGAGGAGCGAGGTCTCATCCTCGTCACCGGGACCACCGGCAGCGGAAAATCCACTACCCTCGCGGGGATGATCGAGTACATCAACGAACGCCGATCCTGCAACATCATCACGATCGAAGATCCGGTGGAGTACCTCCACAGGGACAAGAAGAGCATCATAAGCCAGCGCGAGGTCGGGCTTGATACCCTCTCCTTCGGAAGCGCATTGAGGAGCGCCCTCCGTCAGGACCCGGATGTCATTCTCGTCGGCGAGATGCGAGACCTGGAAACCATCGAAACCGCGCTTAACGCGGCGGAAACGGGCCACCTGGTCATGTCCACCCTTCACACCCTCGATGCCGCCGAGACCATAAACCGGATAATTTCAGTCTTCCCCCCCTATCACCAGCGGCAGGTGCGGATGCAATTGGCAGGTGTCATCAGAGGGGTCGTTTCCCAGAGGCTCGTCCCGAGGATAGATGGGAAGGGAAGGGTGCCGGCGGTGGAAGTGATGCTCGGAACTGCCCGCATCCGTGACTGCATCGACGACAAGGAGAAGACAAAGCAGCTTCCTGAAGCTATAGCACAGGGATATGTCTCCTACGGAATGCAGACCTTCGACCAGTCGCTCATGCAACTCTTCACGAAGAAGCTCATCTCATATGAAGAAGCGCTGCGTCAGTCCTCCAACCCGGACGACTTTGCACTGAAAGTCTCGGGAATCTCCTCCACCTCCGATAATACGTGGGACCAGTTCGTCAAGGAGGAGGAATCCTCCGAGGGGGAATCTCTCCCTCTTGAAAGGTAG
- a CDS encoding regulatory protein RecX, whose translation MEDEAAVFASALRLLARRDHSCHELERKLRSKGTPSGVIASVLERLAGLGYLDDRRFAERWAESAVAGMRCVGPRLRLELVRRGISEQIVSEVTAELLAVHEESDILTELLNRRFPDYSASRATQKETRRIIHYLQRRGFSIQAIMQALRATEGS comes from the coding sequence ATGGAGGACGAAGCAGCGGTTTTCGCATCGGCGCTGCGGCTGCTTGCCCGCCGGGACCACAGCTGCCATGAGTTGGAACGTAAGCTGCGCAGCAAGGGAACACCTTCCGGGGTTATAGCATCCGTCCTCGAACGGCTCGCCGGATTAGGGTATCTTGATGACCGGCGGTTTGCAGAGCGGTGGGCGGAGTCTGCCGTAGCCGGCATGAGGTGCGTCGGACCCCGGCTGCGTCTGGAGCTGGTCCGCCGCGGCATCTCGGAGCAGATAGTTTCCGAGGTGACCGCAGAGCTTCTGGCCGTGCATGAGGAATCGGATATCCTGACGGAGCTTCTGAATCGCAGGTTTCCCGATTATTCTGCATCAAGGGCAACGCAGAAGGAAACACGAAGGATCATCCACTACCTGCAGCGGCGCGGGTTCTCAATCCAGGCCATCATGCAGGCGCTACGTGCAACCGAAGGCTCTTGA